A portion of the Fusobacterium nucleatum genome contains these proteins:
- a CDS encoding Gx transporter family protein, whose amino-acid sequence MIKKEHREEIYLIALVLLGLYLSLIENIIPKPFPWMKIGLSNISVLIAFEKFNSKMALQTILLRVFIQALMLGTLFTPNFIISFSAGLISTLFMIFLYNFRKYLSLLSISCISAFTHNLLQLIVVYFLLFRNISLNSKSIIIFIVIFLGLGVIMGLITGIITTKINLKRNKI is encoded by the coding sequence ATGATAAAAAAGGAACACAGAGAAGAAATTTATCTAATAGCCTTAGTGCTTTTAGGTTTGTATCTTTCTCTTATTGAAAATATAATACCTAAACCATTTCCTTGGATGAAAATTGGTTTATCAAATATATCTGTACTTATAGCATTTGAAAAATTTAATTCAAAAATGGCTTTACAAACAATATTACTTAGAGTTTTTATACAGGCTCTTATGTTAGGAACATTATTTACTCCTAACTTTATTATAAGTTTTAGTGCAGGACTTATAAGTACATTATTTATGATTTTTCTATATAATTTTAGAAAATATTTATCATTGTTATCTATTAGTTGTATTTCAGCATTTACTCATAATCTTTTACAACTTATAGTGGTATATTTCTTACTATTTAGAAATATATCTTTAAATAGTAAATCAATAATCATTTTTATAGTTATTTTCTTAGGATTAGGTGTAATTATGGGCTTAATAACAGGAATTATAACTACAAAAATAAATTTAAAAAGAAATAAAATCTAG
- the atpB gene encoding F0F1 ATP synthase subunit A, protein MILGPIEFTSGPLVSGPDIIFSIFGIPISSTVVTTWFVLLFFYLFFKLGTRNLQLIPGKFQSVLEGIYEFLDGTIGQILGVWKKKYYTFFASLFLFIFLSNIITFFPIPWFSIKNGIFTIYPAFRAPTADLNTTIGLALIVTTLFISINIKNNGVSGYLKGFADPTPVMLPLNVVGEFAKPLNISMRLFGNMFAGMVIMGLIYMAVPYFVPAALHLYFDLFAGLVQSFVFVTLSMVYVQGSIGDTEYTN, encoded by the coding sequence GTGATACTAGGACCAATAGAATTTACGTCAGGACCTTTAGTATCTGGACCAGATATTATATTTTCAATATTTGGTATTCCTATTAGTTCCACCGTGGTTACAACTTGGTTTGTTCTGCTTTTTTTCTATTTATTCTTTAAATTGGGAACTAGAAATTTACAATTAATACCTGGAAAATTTCAGTCAGTTCTTGAAGGAATTTATGAATTTTTAGATGGAACTATTGGACAAATATTAGGAGTTTGGAAAAAGAAATATTATACATTTTTTGCAAGTTTATTCTTGTTTATATTTTTATCAAATATAATAACATTTTTCCCTATTCCGTGGTTTAGTATAAAAAATGGTATATTTACTATTTATCCTGCATTTAGAGCTCCAACAGCTGATTTAAACACAACGATTGGTTTAGCTTTAATTGTAACAACATTATTTATATCAATAAATATAAAAAATAATGGAGTATCTGGATATTTAAAAGGGTTTGCAGATCCAACACCAGTTATGCTACCACTAAATGTTGTAGGAGAATTTGCAAAACCATTAAACATATCTATGAGATTGTTTGGAAATATGTTTGCTGGTATGGTTATAATGGGACTTATTTATATGGCAGTACCTTATTTTGTTCCAGCAGCTCTGCATTTATATTTTGATTTATTTGCAGGATTAGTACAAAGTTTTGTTTTTGTAACTCTTTCTATGGTATATGTTCAAGGTTCAATAGGAGATACAGAGTATACTAATTAG
- a CDS encoding ATP synthase subunit I, producing the protein MEEIKKLFKITIIVTIVTCLLGLIFQNKYLLFGISGGCAISVIALCMLSLDSKAIAYSKDVKVAKRIAYIGYAKRYFLHLLFLGALLYFTNDFQLFLSGFIGTLNVKLSIYFMNIFRKIKSLLK; encoded by the coding sequence ATGGAGGAAATTAAAAAGCTTTTTAAAATAACTATAATAGTTACTATTGTAACCTGCTTGCTTGGTTTAATTTTTCAAAACAAATACCTTTTATTTGGAATTTCTGGAGGTTGTGCTATATCTGTTATAGCTCTCTGTATGCTTTCCTTAGATAGTAAAGCAATTGCTTACTCAAAGGATGTAAAAGTTGCGAAAAGAATTGCTTATATAGGCTATGCAAAAAGATATTTTTTACACTTATTGTTTTTAGGTGCATTATTATATTTTACTAATGACTTTCAACTTTTTTTAAGTGGATTTATAGGAACATTGAATGTAAAACTTTCAATTTATTTTATGAATATTTTTAGAAAAATAAAAAGTCTTTTAAAATAA
- the atpG gene encoding ATP synthase F1 subunit gamma translates to MPGMKEIKSRIKSVQSTRQITNAMEIVSTTKFKRYSKLVTESRPYEESMRKILGNIASGVKNEGHPLFDGRKEVKSIAIIVITSDRGLCGSFNSSTLKELEKLVEKNKNKNITIIPFGRKAIDFITKRNYEFSESFSKISPDEMNKIAGEISEEVVEKYNNHIYDEVYVIYNKFISALRYDLTCERIIPITRPEVELNSEYIFEPSTEYILSALLPRFINLQIYQAILNNTASEHSARKNSMSSATDNADEMIKTLNIKYNRNRQSAITQEITEIVGGASAL, encoded by the coding sequence ATGCCTGGAATGAAAGAAATTAAGAGTAGGATTAAATCTGTTCAGTCTACTCGTCAAATTACAAATGCTATGGAAATAGTTTCTACGACTAAATTTAAAAGATATTCAAAATTAGTTACTGAATCAAGACCATATGAAGAAAGTATGAGAAAGATTTTAGGAAACATTGCTTCAGGAGTTAAAAATGAAGGTCATCCTCTTTTTGATGGAAGAAAAGAAGTAAAAAGTATAGCTATAATAGTTATAACATCTGATAGAGGACTTTGTGGAAGCTTTAACAGTTCTACTCTTAAAGAATTAGAAAAATTAGTTGAAAAAAATAAAAACAAAAACATTACTATTATTCCATTTGGAAGAAAGGCTATTGATTTTATTACAAAAAGAAACTATGAATTTTCAGAATCTTTTTCAAAAATTTCTCCTGATGAAATGAATAAGATTGCTGGTGAAATTTCTGAAGAAGTAGTTGAAAAATATAATAATCATATCTATGATGAAGTTTATGTAATCTATAACAAGTTTATATCAGCTTTAAGATATGATTTAACTTGTGAAAGAATAATTCCAATTACAAGACCAGAAGTTGAATTAAATAGTGAATATATATTTGAACCAAGTACTGAATATATATTATCAGCACTTTTACCAAGATTTATAAATTTACAAATATATCAAGCTATTTTAAATAATACTGCCAGCGAGCACTCAGCCAGGAAAAACTCAATGAGTAGTGCGACTGACAATGCTGATGAAATGATAAAAACTTTGAATATTAAATATAATAGAAATAGACAATCTGCTATTACTCAGGAAATAACTGAAATAGTAGGAGGAGCATCTGCTTTATAA
- the glmM gene encoding phosphoglucosamine mutase gives MGRYFGTDGIRGEANRELTVDKALRLGYALGYYLKNNNPNEEKIKVIMGSDTRISGYMLRSALTAGLTSMGIYIDFVGVIPTPGVAYITKQKKAKAGIMISASHNPAKDNGIKIFNLEGYKLSDEIENQIEDYMDNLDKILANPLAGDKVGKFKYAEDEYFQYKNYLTQCVKGNFKDIKIVLDTANGAAYRAAKDVFLDLRAELVVINDAPNGRNINVKCGSTHPDILSKVVVGYEADLGLAYDGDADRLIAVDKFGNVIDGDKIIGILALGMKNKGTLKNNKVVTTVMSNIGFEKYLKENSIELLRANVGDRYVLEKMLAEDVVIGGEQSGHIILKDYATTGDGVLSSLKLVEVIRDTGKDLHELVSSIKDAPQTLINVKVDNIKKNTWDKNEIIMSFINEANKKYKDEVRILVRKSGTEPLIRVMTEGDDKQLVHKLAEDIAHLIEKELN, from the coding sequence ATGGGAAGGTACTTTGGAACAGACGGAATTAGAGGAGAAGCAAACAGAGAATTAACTGTTGACAAAGCATTAAGACTTGGCTATGCACTTGGTTATTATTTAAAAAACAATAACCCGAATGAGGAAAAAATAAAAGTTATTATGGGAAGTGATACTAGAATATCTGGGTATATGCTTAGATCTGCACTAACAGCTGGACTTACTTCAATGGGAATTTATATAGATTTTGTTGGAGTTATTCCTACACCTGGTGTTGCTTATATAACAAAACAAAAAAAAGCTAAGGCAGGGATTATGATTTCAGCTTCACATAATCCTGCAAAGGATAATGGAATAAAAATATTTAATTTAGAAGGATACAAACTTTCTGATGAAATTGAAAATCAAATTGAAGATTATATGGATAATTTAGATAAAATTTTGGCTAATCCATTAGCTGGAGATAAAGTAGGAAAATTTAAGTATGCAGAAGATGAATATTTCCAATATAAAAATTATCTTACTCAATGTGTAAAAGGTAATTTTAAAGATATTAAAATTGTTCTTGATACAGCTAATGGTGCTGCATATAGAGCTGCAAAAGATGTATTTTTAGATTTAAGAGCAGAACTTGTTGTTATAAATGATGCACCTAATGGAAGAAATATCAATGTAAAATGTGGTTCAACTCATCCAGATATTTTGTCTAAAGTTGTAGTAGGTTATGAAGCAGACTTAGGTTTAGCTTATGATGGAGATGCTGATAGACTTATAGCTGTTGATAAATTTGGAAATGTCATAGATGGAGATAAAATTATAGGAATTTTAGCTCTTGGTATGAAAAATAAAGGTACTTTAAAAAACAATAAAGTTGTTACAACCGTTATGAGTAATATCGGTTTTGAAAAATATTTAAAAGAAAATAGTATAGAGCTTTTAAGAGCAAATGTTGGAGACAGATATGTTCTTGAAAAAATGTTGGCTGAAGATGTTGTCATTGGAGGAGAACAATCTGGACATATTATTTTAAAAGACTATGCTACAACAGGAGATGGAGTGTTATCTTCATTAAAACTTGTTGAAGTTATTAGAGATACAGGAAAAGATTTACATGAATTAGTTTCATCAATAAAGGATGCTCCTCAAACTTTAATAAACGTAAAAGTTGATAACATTAAGAAAAATACTTGGGATAAAAATGAAATAATAATGTCTTTTATTAATGAAGCAAACAAAAAATATAAGGATGAAGTTAGAATATTAGTAAGAAAATCTGGAACAGAACCTTTGATAAGAGTAATGACTGAAGGAGATGACAAACAACTTGTTCATAAACTTGCAGAAGATATTGCTCACTTAATAGAAAAAGAATTAAATTAA
- the atpF gene encoding F0F1 ATP synthase subunit B yields MPIISIDYTFFWQIINFFLLLFIVKKYFKEPISKIINERKQKIEAELVEATKNKKEAEQLLKDAEAQINASRKEATEIVKAAQRKAEEEAHNLIREARENRENILKTTELEITKIKNDAKEELGREVKNLAAELAEKIIKEKVDDAQEISLIDKFIAEVGEDK; encoded by the coding sequence GTGCCAATAATATCTATTGATTATACTTTTTTCTGGCAAATTATTAACTTTTTTCTTCTTCTGTTTATTGTAAAAAAATATTTTAAAGAACCTATATCAAAAATAATAAATGAAAGAAAACAAAAAATAGAGGCTGAACTTGTTGAAGCAACCAAAAATAAAAAAGAAGCTGAACAACTTTTAAAAGATGCTGAAGCTCAAATTAATGCTTCAAGAAAAGAAGCAACTGAAATAGTTAAAGCTGCACAAAGAAAAGCAGAAGAAGAAGCTCATAATCTTATTAGAGAAGCTAGAGAAAATAGAGAAAATATTTTAAAAACAACTGAATTAGAAATTACAAAAATTAAAAATGATGCTAAGGAAGAATTAGGTAGAGAAGTTAAAAATTTAGCTGCTGAACTTGCTGAAAAAATCATAAAAGAAAAAGTTGATGATGCTCAAGAAATCTCGCTTATAGATAAATTTATAGCAGAGGTAGGCGAAGATAAATGA
- the rimI gene encoding ribosomal protein S18-alanine N-acetyltransferase produces MIKKLEINDTDYIDQIFNLEKEIFKNSAFNRTYLDTLIKGDNSFIYVYLIDSKVCGYLIVLDSIDIYEILAIATIEECRNKDIAQELLNKIKTKDIFLEVRESNQPAINFYKKNKFKEISIRKNYYSKPNENAIIMKLEVNNE; encoded by the coding sequence ATGATTAAGAAGTTAGAAATTAATGATACAGATTATATAGATCAAATTTTTAATTTAGAAAAAGAAATTTTTAAAAATTCTGCTTTTAATAGGACTTATTTAGACACTTTAATAAAAGGAGATAATTCTTTTATCTATGTTTATTTAATAGATAGTAAAGTCTGTGGGTATTTAATAGTTCTTGATAGTATAGATATCTATGAAATTCTTGCAATAGCAACTATTGAAGAATGTAGAAATAAAGATATTGCACAAGAACTTTTAAATAAAATAAAAACAAAGGATATTTTTTTAGAGGTAAGAGAAAGTAATCAACCAGCTATAAATTTTTATAAAAAAAATAAATTTAAAGAAATATCTATTAGAAAAAATTACTATTCAAAACCAAATGAAAATGCTATTATAATGAAATTGGAGGTAAATAATGAGTAA
- the atpA gene encoding F0F1 ATP synthase subunit alpha codes for MNIRPEEVSSIIKKEIDNYKKSLEIKTSGTVLEVGDGIARIFGLSNVMSGELLEFPHGVMGMALNLEEDNVGAVILGNASLIKEGDEVRATGKVVSVPAGEDLLGRVINALGDPIDGKGEIHVDKYMPIERKASGIIARQPVSEPLQTGIKSIDGMVPIGRGQRELIIGDRQTGKTAIAIDTIINQKGQDVKCIYVAIGQKRSTVAQIYKKLSDLGCMDYTIIVAATASEAAPLQYMAPYSGVAIGEYFMEKGEHVLIIYDDLSKHAVAYREMSLLLRRPPGREAYPGDVFYLHSRLLERAAKLSDELGGGSITALPIIETQAGDVSAYIPTNVISITDGQIFLESQLFNSGFRPAINAGISVSRVGGAAQIKAMKQVASKVKLELAQYTELLTFAQFGSDLDKATKAQLERGHRIMEILKQPQYHPFAVERQVVSFYIVINGHLDDIEVSKVRRFEKELLDYLKANTNILTEIADKKALDKDLEEKLKESIANFKKSFN; via the coding sequence TTGAATATTAGACCAGAAGAAGTAAGTTCTATTATAAAAAAAGAAATAGATAATTACAAAAAAAGTTTAGAAATAAAAACTTCTGGAACAGTTCTTGAAGTAGGAGATGGTATTGCTAGAATTTTTGGATTGAGCAATGTCATGTCAGGAGAACTTCTTGAATTTCCTCATGGAGTAATGGGAATGGCTCTGAATCTTGAAGAAGATAATGTTGGAGCCGTTATCCTTGGTAATGCCTCTCTTATAAAAGAGGGAGATGAAGTAAGGGCAACTGGTAAAGTTGTATCTGTTCCTGCTGGTGAAGATTTACTTGGTAGAGTAATTAATGCCTTAGGAGATCCTATTGATGGTAAAGGCGAAATTCATGTAGATAAATATATGCCTATTGAAAGAAAAGCATCAGGTATCATAGCAAGACAACCAGTATCTGAACCTTTACAAACTGGTATTAAGTCAATAGATGGTATGGTTCCTATTGGTAGAGGTCAAAGAGAACTTATTATAGGAGATAGACAAACAGGTAAAACTGCAATAGCTATTGATACTATAATCAATCAAAAAGGTCAAGATGTAAAATGTATCTATGTTGCAATAGGACAAAAAAGATCCACTGTTGCTCAAATATATAAAAAATTAAGTGATTTAGGCTGTATGGATTACACAATAATTGTGGCTGCAACTGCCTCTGAAGCAGCCCCTTTACAATATATGGCTCCTTACTCTGGTGTAGCCATTGGAGAATATTTTATGGAAAAAGGAGAACATGTTTTAATAATCTATGATGATTTATCTAAACATGCTGTTGCTTACAGAGAGATGTCTTTATTACTTAGAAGACCACCTGGACGTGAAGCTTATCCAGGAGACGTATTCTATTTACATTCAAGATTACTCGAAAGAGCTGCAAAACTTTCTGATGAATTAGGTGGAGGTTCTATAACTGCTCTACCAATTATTGAAACTCAAGCAGGAGATGTATCTGCATATATCCCTACTAACGTTATATCAATAACTGATGGACAAATATTTTTGGAATCTCAATTATTTAACTCTGGTTTTAGACCAGCGATAAATGCTGGAATATCTGTTTCAAGAGTTGGAGGAGCTGCTCAAATTAAAGCAATGAAACAAGTTGCATCTAAAGTTAAACTTGAGCTTGCTCAATATACAGAGCTTTTAACATTTGCTCAATTTGGTTCTGATCTTGATAAAGCAACAAAAGCTCAACTTGAAAGAGGTCATAGAATAATGGAAATATTGAAACAACCTCAATATCATCCATTTGCAGTTGAAAGACAAGTTGTATCTTTCTATATAGTTATAAATGGACATTTAGATGATATAGAAGTTTCAAAAGTTAGAAGATTTGAAAAAGAATTACTTGATTATTTAAAAGCTAATACAAATATTCTAACTGAGATAGCTGACAAAAAAGCTTTAGATAAAGATTTGGAAGAGAAATTAAAAGAAAGTATTGCAAATTTTAAAAAAAGTTTTAACTAA
- the atpH gene encoding ATP synthase F1 subunit delta, whose translation MIKSQVGRRYSKAIFEIAEEKKQVKEIYEMLNSAMVLYRTDKEFKHFILNPLIDNEQKKSVLNEIFGKDNSENLNILLYILDKGRMNCIKYIVAEYLKIYYRKNRILDVKATFTKELTDEQKKKLIDKLSQKTGKEINLEIKIDKDILGGGIIKIGDKIIDGSIRRELDNWRKS comes from the coding sequence ATGATAAAATCTCAAGTAGGAAGAAGATATTCTAAAGCAATTTTTGAAATTGCAGAAGAAAAAAAACAAGTTAAAGAAATTTATGAAATGTTAAATTCAGCTATGGTCCTTTATAGAACAGATAAAGAGTTTAAACATTTTATTTTAAATCCTTTAATTGATAATGAACAAAAAAAATCAGTTTTAAATGAAATTTTTGGAAAAGATAATAGTGAAAATTTAAATATTTTATTATATATTTTAGATAAGGGAAGAATGAATTGTATAAAATATATAGTTGCTGAATATTTAAAAATCTATTATAGAAAGAACAGAATTTTAGATGTAAAAGCTACTTTTACAAAAGAATTAACTGATGAACAAAAGAAAAAACTTATTGATAAATTATCTCAAAAAACTGGAAAAGAAATCAATCTTGAAATAAAAATTGATAAAGATATTCTAGGTGGTGGAATTATTAAGATAGGTGATAAAATTATTGATGGTTCTATCCGTAGAGAATTAGATAATTGGAGAAAAAGTTAA
- the purB gene encoding adenylosuccinate lyase → MSNEIYSNPLCERYSSKEMMHNFSPDKKFSTWRKLWVALAESEKELGLDISQEQIDEMKKNIYNIDYELAAKKEKEFRHDVMAHVHTFGTQAPLAMPIIHLGATSAFVGDNTDLIQIKDGLQIIKTKLINVMSNLSKFALDNKSIATLGFTHFQAAQLTTVGKRATLWLQSLMLDLEELEFREKTLRFRGVKGTTGTQASFKDLFNGYFSKVEELDILVSKKMGFDKRFAVTGQTYDRKVDSEIMNLLANIAQSAHKFTNDLRLLQHLKEVEEPFEKTQIGSSAMAYKRNPMRSERISSLAKFVIALQQSTAMVASTQWFERTLDDSANKRLSLPQAFLAVDAILIIWNNIMEGLVVYDKIIEKHIMSELPFMATEYIIMECVKTGGDRQELHERIRVHSMEAGKQVKVEGKDNDLIDRIVNDNYFKLDKAKLLSILEPKNFIGFAPEQTEKFINTEIKPILEKYKALIGMDSELKV, encoded by the coding sequence ATGAGTAATGAAATCTATTCAAATCCACTATGTGAAAGATACAGCTCTAAAGAAATGATGCATAACTTTTCACCTGATAAAAAATTTTCAACTTGGAGAAAACTTTGGGTTGCACTTGCAGAATCTGAAAAAGAATTAGGACTTGATATATCACAAGAACAAATTGATGAAATGAAAAAAAATATTTATAACATAGATTATGAACTAGCAGCAAAAAAAGAAAAAGAATTCAGACATGATGTTATGGCTCATGTGCATACATTTGGTACACAAGCGCCTTTGGCTATGCCAATAATACATTTAGGAGCCACAAGTGCTTTTGTTGGAGATAACACAGATTTAATCCAAATTAAAGATGGACTTCAAATTATAAAAACAAAACTTATAAATGTTATGAGTAATCTTTCTAAATTTGCATTGGATAATAAAAGTATTGCAACTTTGGGATTTACACATTTCCAAGCAGCTCAACTTACTACTGTTGGAAAAAGAGCTACATTGTGGTTACAATCTTTGATGTTAGATTTAGAAGAATTAGAATTTAGAGAAAAAACTTTAAGATTTAGAGGAGTTAAAGGAACTACTGGTACACAAGCAAGTTTTAAAGATTTATTCAATGGATATTTTTCAAAAGTTGAAGAATTAGATATTTTAGTTTCTAAAAAAATGGGCTTTGATAAAAGATTTGCAGTAACAGGTCAAACTTATGATAGAAAAGTTGATTCAGAAATAATGAATTTACTTGCAAATATAGCTCAATCTGCTCATAAATTTACTAATGATTTAAGATTATTACAACATTTAAAAGAAGTTGAAGAACCTTTTGAAAAGACTCAAATAGGTTCATCTGCAATGGCATATAAAAGAAATCCAATGAGAAGTGAAAGAATTTCATCTCTTGCTAAGTTTGTTATAGCATTACAACAAAGTACAGCTATGGTGGCTTCAACTCAATGGTTTGAAAGAACTCTTGATGATTCAGCTAACAAAAGATTATCATTACCTCAAGCATTTTTAGCTGTGGATGCCATATTAATTATTTGGAATAATATTATGGAAGGTTTAGTTGTATATGATAAAATAATAGAAAAACATATAATGAGTGAACTTCCATTTATGGCAACTGAATATATAATAATGGAATGTGTAAAAACTGGTGGAGATAGACAAGAATTACATGAAAGAATTAGAGTTCATTCTATGGAAGCTGGTAAACAAGTAAAAGTTGAAGGAAAGGATAATGATTTAATAGATAGAATAGTTAATGATAATTATTTTAAATTAGATAAAGCTAAATTACTTTCTATTTTAGAACCTAAAAACTTTATTGGCTTTGCTCCTGAACAAACAGAAAAATTTATCAACACTGAAATAAAACCTATATTAGAAAAATATAAAGCTCTTATAGGAATGGATTCAGAATTAAAGGTATAA
- the atpE gene encoding ATP synthase F0 subunit C has translation MDLLTAKTIVLGCSAVGAGLAMIAGLGPGIGEGYAAGKAVESVARQPEARGSIISTMILGQAVAESTGIYSLVIALILLYANPFLSKLG, from the coding sequence ATGGATTTATTAACAGCAAAAACAATAGTTTTAGGATGTTCAGCAGTAGGTGCAGGACTTGCTATGATAGCAGGATTAGGACCAGGAATTGGAGAAGGATATGCAGCTGGGAAAGCAGTTGAATCTGTTGCAAGACAACCAGAAGCAAGAGGAAGTATTATATCTACAATGATTTTAGGACAAGCAGTAGCAGAATCTACTGGTATTTATTCACTAGTTATAGCTTTAATTTTACTTTATGCAAATCCTTTCCTAAGTAAATTAGGATAA
- the atpD gene encoding F0F1 ATP synthase subunit beta: MNKGTITQIISAVVDIAFKDELPAIYNALKVKLEDKELVLEVEQHLGNNVVRTVAMDSTDGLKRGMEVIDTGKPITIPVGKAVLGRILNVLGEPVDNQGPLNAETFLPIHREAPEFDDLETETEIFETGIKVIDLLAPYIKGGKIGLFGGAGVGKTVLIMELINNIAKGHGGISVFAGVGERTREGRDLYGEMTESGVITKTALVYGQMNEPPGARLRVALTGLTVAENFRDKDGQDVLLFIDNIFRFTQAGSEVSALLGRIPSAVGYQPNLATEMGALQERITSTKSGSITSVQAVYVPADDLTDPAPATTFSHLDATTVLSRNIASLGIYPAVDPLDSTSKALSEDVVGKEHYEVARKVQEVLQRYKELQDIIAILGMDELSDEDKLTVSRARKIERFFSQPFSVAEQFTGMEGKYVPVKETIRGFREILEGKHDDIPEQAFLYVGTIEEAVAKSKDLAK; this comes from the coding sequence GTGAACAAAGGAACTATAACACAAATTATAAGTGCCGTTGTAGACATTGCTTTTAAAGATGAATTGCCTGCAATATATAATGCTTTAAAAGTAAAATTAGAAGATAAGGAACTTGTTCTAGAAGTTGAACAACATCTTGGTAACAATGTTGTAAGAACTGTTGCTATGGATTCAACTGATGGATTAAAAAGAGGAATGGAAGTTATAGACACAGGAAAGCCAATTACAATACCAGTTGGCAAAGCTGTTCTTGGTAGAATATTAAATGTTTTAGGAGAGCCTGTTGATAATCAAGGTCCTTTAAATGCTGAAACATTTTTACCTATCCATAGAGAAGCACCAGAGTTTGATGACTTAGAAACTGAAACTGAAATATTTGAAACAGGAATAAAAGTTATAGACTTATTAGCACCATATATTAAAGGTGGAAAAATAGGATTATTTGGTGGAGCAGGAGTAGGAAAAACAGTTTTAATAATGGAACTTATCAATAACATTGCAAAAGGACATGGAGGTATTTCTGTTTTTGCAGGAGTTGGAGAAAGAACAAGAGAAGGTAGAGACTTATATGGTGAAATGACTGAATCAGGAGTTATCACAAAAACAGCTCTCGTTTATGGACAAATGAATGAGCCACCTGGGGCAAGACTTAGAGTTGCATTAACAGGGCTTACTGTGGCAGAAAATTTTAGAGATAAAGACGGACAAGATGTTCTTCTATTTATAGATAATATATTTAGATTTACTCAAGCAGGTTCAGAAGTTTCAGCTTTACTTGGAAGAATTCCATCTGCTGTTGGATATCAACCAAACTTAGCTACTGAAATGGGTGCTTTACAAGAAAGAATAACATCTACAAAATCTGGTTCAATTACATCAGTACAAGCTGTATATGTACCAGCAGATGACTTAACTGACCCAGCACCAGCTACAACTTTCTCTCACTTGGATGCAACAACAGTTCTTTCAAGAAATATTGCATCATTAGGAATATATCCTGCTGTTGACCCATTAGATTCAACATCTAAGGCTCTATCAGAAGATGTAGTTGGAAAAGAACATTATGAAGTAGCTAGAAAAGTGCAAGAAGTTTTACAAAGATATAAAGAACTTCAAGACATAATAGCTATTTTAGGTATGGATGAGTTATCTGATGAAGATAAACTTACTGTATCAAGAGCCAGAAAAATTGAAAGATTTTTCTCACAACCATTCTCTGTTGCAGAACAATTTACAGGAATGGAAGGTAAATATGTTCCTGTAAAAGAAACAATAAGAGGATTTAGAGAAATTTTAGAAGGAAAACATGATG